Below is a genomic region from Candidatus Nealsonbacteria bacterium.
AGGAAGGTTTTTCTCTAACCAATTCTTACATTGAGAAAAAGCTTGTTCGTGACTGATAACAAGCTTTATATCTTCTTTCTTTTTGTGTCTACTCAAAAGGCATTGATGAACATGTAAATTAAAAGAACCGTTTACTTTTAAGGGATAATTAATTAAATTATACATCGTTTCGGAAACAATCCCCGTACTGCTGTTTTCAATAGGCACAACTCCAAAATGAACTTCGTGTTTGTTTACTTTTTCAAAAACATCTTTTATGGTAGGCAGAGGAATAAATTTGCTTTGTCCAGAAAAAATTCTATTTACTACTTCATTGGAAAAAGTTCCCCGAGGACCCAAGAATCCGACTTTTGCACTCTTAAAATTAATCTTAACTCTTTTCTCTTTTATTTTTAAAGGTTGAGATTCAATTATTTGCAAAATTTCACTAGATTTTGTTTCGGCTATTTTTCTAAAATTATCTAAATGTTTTGATGTTTTGTTAAATTTATTAATAAATGATAGAAAATCTTTATTCTCAACATTTTCAGCTAATTCTAAAAGCTCTTTTTTAAATTTAAATAGAATTTCTAAAAAATATGGGTTTTCCATTTCTATCTCTGCAAGAAGTTCAGCTTTTTGCCCTAAAATTCTTCCCAATATCAAACTTTGAAGTCGGAAAACCGGAGTAAAGAATGCTGGATTTAATTCCCATTTCTCTGAATATATTGTTCTAGCAAGAGAAATATTTAAAAAATGAGGAAGAGCTTGAATAATTGCAATTTGTTTGTCGTGCTCTTCTGCTGAAATTTTTATTATATTAGCATTTTTAGAATTAAAAAGATCTTCCAAGAAAGTAACCCATTTATTATTTTTTACAGGGCAAAAAACAATATTTTGATTTTTTAAACCAGGAGTTAATGGACCAAAAAGGGGATGCATTCCAAGTGCTCCGCTTTTGACTTTTTTCATGGCTTCTACTGGTTTTAATTTCAAAGAAGCAACATCGCACAAAAGGGCATCTTTTTTAATAAGCTTTCCTATTTCATCTATAACTTCAACAGTTTTCTTTATGGGAACAGAAATGATAACTATATCAGCTTTTCTGCTTATTTGCTTATTAGACATTGAAGTTTTAATGTCAGAAACTAAAACTTCAAATCCATTGCTGGTAAAAAAATCACTGAACCATCTTCCCATTTTTCCCTTTCCTCCGATTATTCCAATAACAGGGTTTTTTTTAGGCATGTTTTTCAAAAACAATCTTTTTATTTATTATAAAAGAAGAGTTAGCTTTTTTAGATTGGGGCAAGTCTTCTCTTAAGAAAACTCCGATAGACTTTTTTCTTAACAGGCAAATTTTTGTAATTTTTTCTAGTAATTTTTCTTGGGAAGTTGGGTTTTTCTTTTTTTTCAATAAAATCATTAAATTTTCTAAATTCTTTTTGTTTTTCACTGGTCCAAGAGATTGCCAAACTATTTTTCTCATTTTATTTGAAATTCCTAATTTTCCTATTTTTTCTTTTTCTAGGGAGACTGGTAAATATTCTTTACTTTTTTTATTGATATCAAGAGCCGCTATTTTCCCAAAGACTA
It encodes:
- a CDS encoding prephenate dehydrogenase/arogenate dehydrogenase family protein, with product MPKKNPVIGIIGGKGKMGRWFSDFFTSNGFEVLVSDIKTSMSNKQISRKADIVIISVPIKKTVEVIDEIGKLIKKDALLCDVASLKLKPVEAMKKVKSGALGMHPLFGPLTPGLKNQNIVFCPVKNNKWVTFLEDLFNSKNANIIKISAEEHDKQIAIIQALPHFLNISLARTIYSEKWELNPAFFTPVFRLQSLILGRILGQKAELLAEIEMENPYFLEILFKFKKELLELAENVENKDFLSFINKFNKTSKHLDNFRKIAETKSSEILQIIESQPLKIKEKRVKINFKSAKVGFLGPRGTFSNEVVNRIFSGQSKFIPLPTIKDVFEKVNKHEVHFGVVPIENSSTGIVSETMYNLINYPLKVNGSFNLHVHQCLLSRHKKKEDIKLVISHEQAFSQCKNWLEKNLPYAKKQSASSTIAPIIEKREENIGFIAPKIASEIYNLNVLNENIEDNKNNFTKFYVISNNTYKQFKKKLNTQKTIMLFTVYDRVGILRDILNVFSENKLNLTSLHSIPSQLGVWDYLFFIELESPYSSIKTKKAIKELERYCALIRIIGVS